The following DNA comes from Picosynechococcus sp. PCC 7003.
AACAATGCAAAGATTCCCAGGCAAAATTAGAGGCCCGGGCCGTTCCCCGGAAACTGAGGATAAAACAATCGGCGATCGCGGCTACCAAAAGAGTTTCCGGTGACCAGTATCCTTCCGGCCCGCCAAAGTCTACGGGGGGAGCAGACTCAATGGTGTTCAGGCCAGCACTTTCGAGGGTGACATTGCTAGCGCTGGTGGCCCTAGCTTGGACAGTGTAGTGATGGGGAAGAGGTTGGCTTGTCATTTTTTACTAGGGAATTATATACCGATATAATCACTATCTTAGCGGTACCTTTTGGGGGCGCTCTATTGAGGCTGTAATTTAGCCGTGAGTTCTTGGCGCAACCGGTGCAAAATCGAGTCTCGATCCAAAGATTCAATGATGTTTTTAACGACAACTTTTGGATCAGCGTCTCCCCAGGAACCACCATTGGCTAAATAGATTTGGGTACTTTTGCCGATGATGTTGGTCGTCAGTCCGGCGATCGCCCCTTGGGTCACTGCCACGGAAAGGTAAGGCATTACCGATAAGCCTCCCGTAAAGGGCGCGCTGACGCCTAAAGCTGTTTTCAGGGAGCTTAGGCCAAAATTCGCCAGCACTTCCCCAAGGCTAATGCCACCCATACTCAACACAATTTTTTGGAGCAGGGCGATCGCCTCCCGCTGATTTAAAGGCAGACCATACCACTGGGCTAAACGGATAATCAGGGCCACATCCACCACCGCCCCACTAAACACATCCATGACCGTCACGGGATTTAAAGCCACAGCAACCGCCTTGGTGAGCATCGCCCGTTCAATGAGGCGATCGGCGGCCTGGGTGCGCAGCAGCAGTTTGCGTTGGGTCAGTTGGCCATGGAGCCGATCCACAAAGAGCATGGAGTTGAGGGCGAGGAGAGCTTTCCCTTCTCGGTCGAGGATTTCGAGGATTTTTAACTTGAGATCAATCACATTCGCTGGCCCCCGTTCCCGAATGACATGGCGTTGTCCTGTGGCATCGGTGGTGATTTTAGTCACGAGGGGAGCCGCTGAAACCATGACAATTTCTGCGGGGGAGAGTAATTCTTTCACCCGGCGATCGCAAATGGTTTGATAAATTAAATCTCGGTCAGTGCTGGGATATTGGTCTACTTTGTTAAAGACCAAGAGCATCGGCTTGCCCACATCCCGGAGTTGGGACAACGCTTCAAATTCGACCCGTGACATGTCCCCAGCGATGACAAACAGCAATAAATCCATTTGCTTGGCAATCAGTTTAGCGAGCTGTTCGCGGGTTTCGCCGTTCACTTCGTCAATACCTGGGGTATCGATTAGTTCTAAACGTCCCTGGCCTTCCCGAAAAAAAGTGGCCCGCTGAATTTCGCTATTGGCGATCGCCTCCGTTTGCAACGTCCAAGGTACCTGCTGAATATCCGTTGTGACACCATGGAGGGCTCCGGTCTGAAAAATTTCTTTCCCTAGTAGGGCATTTAAAACCGAGGACTTGCCGCGCCCCACCAAACCAAAGGCCGCGATCTGCAGACGGGTTTGCTCAAGTTTATCCAGCATCTGTGAAAGCTGGGCAATTTCTCCCTCTAGGCCCCGTTGTTCCGTCTGGGTGAGATCCAAATGTTGCAACGCGTGGCGGAGGACATCCTGGGCATGTTGATAATTGATTTCCGTTTGAATTTCTGAAAAGTTGGCGATCGCCCCTTCTAAATCTGTCTGTGACCAGTCCACCATCGCTTTAATACAATTTCCATGCCCTATCGAGGGACAATCTCAATTATTCAAACACGTCTTTCAACGCCGTTCTGGCCGCCAAATGATTTCTAGTCGAAGTCAAAATTTCCACCTCCCGCCGGAGTCTTTCTTGGGTGTCTTGTAATTCCAAGAGAGCCTGTTGCTCCTCAGCGACCCCATATAAACTACCCGCAATCCAAAAAGACAATTCCCGTGGCAGATCAGGCAATTCCTCTGGTAACTCTAAGTCTTGCCCTGCTAGCTTTGCCGATAACCCAACCACATCCATCAGTACTTGTTTCGCATCTACCGCCAAAGAAGACAGATTGCCCGTCGTGGGATCATCTTCAATCCATTCCACTAAGCCGACTCGGTAGGGTTTTTCACGAACATAATCTAAAACCCGAAACCGCTGTTGGCCAATCGTCAACATTTTCATCCGGCCATCGGGTAATTTTTCGCAGTGGACAATTTCTGCACAACAGCCCACATTGGCGATCGTGCCATCCACAGGATTGACCATTAATACCCCAAAACGCCGATCATGCTCCAAAATCGTGTTCATCATAATGCGGTACCGAAACTCAAATACATGGAGCGGTAAAGGCCGCGATGGAAACAGTACCAATTCCGGCAAAGGGAAAAGGGGGAGTTCTCGGACAGCAACGGAAAAAGAGGTCATGGGCGATGATAAATACTATCTATTTATACTGTAGCGGATATACAAAATCTAAGGGAAACAGAAAGGGTCTTCTCCGAAACAAATTCAGAAAAGACCCAGATTGAAGATCATTAAAAAATGAATTTTTTAAAGGTTGAAAATACTAGCTTGAGCCTAGAGTTTCACTTCGATATCTACCCCAGCAGGCAGATCAAGCTTCATCAAAGCGTCGATGGTTTTAGAAGAAGGCTGGTAAATATCAATAATGCGACGATGAGTCCGGGTTTCAAAGTGCTCCCGAGAGTCCTTATCAACGTGGGGAGAGCGGAGCACACAATAAATCTTACGCTTAGTGGGGAGAGGAATCGGGCCGATCGCCGTTGCATTAGTACGGTTCGCAGTATCAACGATTTTTTCGCAAGATGTGTCGAGTAAGCGACGGTCAAATGCTTTCAAACGAATCCGGATTTTTTGCTGTTGCAGAGTTGCCATTGTTTTTATTTGTCAAGGTGCAGGATAGATTACAAATCACACGCTAAAAATCGCTATGTGATTTTACCAAGTCAGATTTTGAGGCTAAATGGGGAGTAGGCGTATTGGCTTAAACCCGCTCCCCATTAATGAATTCAGCCGCTAGGCTTACTTCAGGATCTTAGAGACGGTACCAGCACCGATGGTGCGGCCACCTTCACGGATCGCAAAACGCATTCCTTGCTCAATCGCAATGGGGTTGATGAGTTCTACAGTCATCTTGATGCGATCGCCGGGCATAACCATTTCAGCGCTGGAGCCATCATCGGCGGTAAACGCAGAAATCGTACCAGTTACGTCAGTTGTCCGAACGTAGAACTGAGGACGGTAGTTGGGGAAGAAAGGCGTGTGACGACCACCTTCTTCCTTAGTCAAAACGTAAACCTCAGCTTCGAAGTTGGTGTGGGGGGTGATAGAACCGGGCTTAGCAAGTACCATGCCGCGCTCGATATCATCCTTTTGTACACCACGGAGAAGTACACCAACGTTGTCCCCAGCCATCCCTTCATCAAGGGTCTTCTGGAACATTTCAACACCAGTAACGGTGGTGCTGCGGGTGTCTCTGATCCCAACGATTTCGATGGTTTCGCCAACTTTAACACGACCGCGCTCGATCCGACCGGTGGCAACAGTGCCACGACCAGTAATGGAGAAGACATCTTCAACAGCCATCAAGAAAGGCTTGTCAACATCCCGCTCAGGCAGGGGCATGTATTCGTCAACGCTGTCCATCAGGGCCAAAATTTTGTCAACCCACTTATCTTCGCCACGTTTGATGTTGGGGTTAGCAACAAGAGCTTCTACAGCCTTGAGCGCAGAACCAGTGGTGATCGGAATATCATCGCCAGGGAAGTCATATTCACTTAGCAATTCACGAACTTCAAGTTCAACCAACTCAAGGAGTTCTTCGTCGTCAACTTGGTCTTCTTTGTTCAAGAAAACAACAAGGCTAGGTACACCAACCTGCTTCGCCAAGAGGATGTGCTCCCGGGTCTGGGGCATCGGACCGTCAGCAGCAGAAACCACGAGGATACCGCCATCCATTTGGGCTGCACCGGTGATCATGTTCTTTACATAGTCAGCGTGGCCAGGGCAGTCAACGTGAGCATAGTGACGATTTTCTGTCTCGTACTCCACGTGGGCAGTGTTGATGGTGATACCACGCGCTTTTTCTTCAGGAGCCGCGTCGATATCTTCATAGCTCTTCGCTTTACCGCCACCTTGAGCCGCTAAAGCCATAGTGATCGCTGCGGTTAGCGTTGTTTTACCGTGGTCAACGTGGCCAACAGTACCAATATTGGCGTGGTCTTTGTTTCTTTCAAACTTAGCGCGTGCCATGAGTTTCGTTATTCCTTAATCGTTAAAAGTTTGCGTTCCCTTTGTTTTTTGCGATGATAGCTTCAGCCACATGGCGAGGCACCTCATCGTAGTTGCTGAATTCCATCGAAAAGATACCACGTCCTTGGGTTTTTGAACGGATATCGGTGGCGTAGCCAAACATTTCTGCCAGTGGAACCTTTGCAGAAACTTTGGCAAGGCCTTCTTCGGAACTCATACCTTGGATGTTGCCCCGACGGGCATTGAGGTCACCCATGATGTCCCCAAGAAAATCTTCGGGCACTTCAACCTCAACCTGCATGATCGGTTCTAGCACGACAGGAGATGCTTGATCAACGGCATTGCGAATTGCGATAGAACCGGCAATCTTAAATGCCATTTCTGAGGAATCTACATCGTGGTAGGAACCATCAATTAGGGTGGCTTTGAGATCGATCATGGGGTAGCCTGCGATGATACCAGATTCGCATGCTTCTTTCATCCCCTGCTCTACGGAAGGGATATATTCGCGTGGAATGGTACCACCGACAATCTTTGATTCAAACGCAAAGCCACTGCCTTCATCTCCAGGTTCAATCTGGATGACAACATGGCCGTATTGGCCTTTGCCGCCACTCTGACGGATAAATTTACCTTCGGCATTTGCTTTCTGGCGAACTGTCTCCCGGTAGGCGACTTGGGGTTGACCGACATCTGCTTCAACTTTGAATTCTCGCAGCATACGGTCCACAAGGATTTCGAGGTGAAGTTCTCCCATCCCTGCGATTACTGTTTGGTTGGTCTCCGGATCGACACTGACACGAAAGGTCGGGTCTTCATCGGATAGGGCTTGGAGCGCTTTAGAGAGCTTCTCCATATCTTGTTTAGTCTTCGGCTCGACAGCGACGGAAATGACAGGCTCTGGAATGTAGAGGGATTCGAGGATAATCGGGTCATTTGCCTCGCAGAGGGTGTCGCCGGTCATCGTGTCACGCATACCAATGACCGCACCTAAATCGCCAGCTCGAAGTTCGTCAACTTCAATCCGTTCATTGGATTTGAGGACGATCAAACGGGAAATTCGTTCTTTTTTGTCTTTTGTGGAGTTGTAGATATAGCTTCCTTTTTCGATGACACCGGAGTAGACGCGAATAAAGCTAAGCCTACCGTAGGGATCAGAGGCGATCTTAAAGGCCAAAGCGGCAAAGGGGGCTTCGTCATCGGCTGGGCGATCGCCTAGGGTTCCATCGGGAAGTTCCCCCTGAATCGCGGGGACATCTAGGGGGGAAGGCAGATAATCAACAACGGCATCGAGGAGGAGCTGCACGCCTTTGTTTTTGAAGGCAGAGCCACAGAGCAGGGGCACAATCATGCCGGCAATGGTTCCTTTCCGGAGCGCAGCCATGATTTCTGCTTCGGTAAAGGCTTCTCCTTCTAGATATTTTTCCAGGAGGCTTTCGTCACTCTCGGCGATCGCCTCGATCATAATCGTGCGGTATTCATCGGCTTTATCTTGCAGCGCCGCAGGAATCTCTGCTATCTCAATATCCTGCCCAATATCATCTTTGTAGATGTGGGCTCGCATTTTCACGAGGTCGATGATGCCTTGAAATTCATTTTCGGTGCCAATGGGAATCTGAATCGCAATGGCATTAGCTTTGAGGCGATCGCGAATTTGTTCGTAAACCTTGAAGAAATTTGCCCCAGTGCGGTCCATTTTGTTGACGAAGGCGATCCGGGGGACTCGGTACCGATCGGCCTGACGCCAAACGGTTTCTGATTGGGGCTGCACACCGCCCACAGAACAGAAAACTGCGATTACACCATCGAGCACCCGCATCGAGCGCTCTACTTCAATGGTGAAATCAACGTGTCCAGGGGTATCGATAATATTAACTTTGTGGTTGCGCCAGCTTGTGCTGATCGCGGCGGCGGTAATGGTAATGCCCCGCTCCCGTTCTTGTTCCATCCAGTCGGTCACTGCGTTGCCATCGTGAACCTCTCCGATTTTGTGGACAATCCCGGAGTAGAACAAAATTCTTTCAGTTGTCGTGGTTTTACCCGCATCAATATGCGCGGCAATGCCAATGTTACGGACTTGTTCTAGGGCGATGCTGCGTGGCACGATGACCTCCTGCAAACTGGTTTTCTTGGGGCGATCGCACAATTAAAATTTCTTTGAAGTGCACGCGCCGAAACAGATAATGAAAACAGTTGCTTAATACTTCTTAGCAATGGCGACTCATTATTATAGTCTTGCTGTTTCGTTTCGTCTAGCACCGGGAAATTTTTTGTCGTGAAAAACAAACGAAAAATTCCCCGGCATCGATTTTTGAACTTTAGTAGCGGTAGTGGGCGAAAGCCTTGTTTGCTTCTGCCATCCGGTGGGTATCTTCCCGCTTCTTGATTGCGCCACCTGTTTCGTTAGCGGCATCCATCAATTCGTTGGCAAGCTTGATGGCCATGCTTTTACCGGAGCGTTGCCGGGCATAGCCGATCAACCAACGGAGAGCCAAAGCAGTACCCCGGCCTTGGCGTACTTCCATGGGTACCTGGTAGGTTGCACCACCAACACGACGGGCCTTAACTTCCACGAGGGGAGTCAGGTTACGGATCGCGGTTTCAAAGACTTCGATGGGATCGCTGCCAGTTCTTTCTTTGATGATGTCGAGGGCATCATAAACAATCCGTGCTGCCAAGGATTTTTTACCGCTTTTCATCACACGGCGGATAGTCATGCTGAGAAGGCGGTTGTTGTACACGGCATCAGGCGGTACAACACGCTTTTTAGTAACTGAGCGACGAGACATATTTTTCTATGCTTTTACAGATAGAGGGTTTTCTTAGGGTGGTTGCGCTAGGTGGCCTAGACGCTGTTTTTTAAAATAGGGGCAGCAATTTTATATAACTGGAACACTCCACTGTTAGTCGTGAGCTTTGGGAGGTTCGCAACAAGCTTAAATAAATTCAATGGAGAATCTTAGGGAAAATTGGCGATCGCAACTCTTGCCAATCATTCAACCAG
Coding sequences within:
- a CDS encoding LON peptidase substrate-binding domain-containing protein, with amino-acid sequence MTSFSVAVRELPLFPLPELVLFPSRPLPLHVFEFRYRIMMNTILEHDRRFGVLMVNPVDGTIANVGCCAEIVHCEKLPDGRMKMLTIGQQRFRVLDYVREKPYRVGLVEWIEDDPTTGNLSSLAVDAKQVLMDVVGLSAKLAGQDLELPEELPDLPRELSFWIAGSLYGVAEEQQALLELQDTQERLRREVEILTSTRNHLAARTALKDVFE
- a CDS encoding GTP-binding protein, coding for MVDWSQTDLEGAIANFSEIQTEINYQHAQDVLRHALQHLDLTQTEQRGLEGEIAQLSQMLDKLEQTRLQIAAFGLVGRGKSSVLNALLGKEIFQTGALHGVTTDIQQVPWTLQTEAIANSEIQRATFFREGQGRLELIDTPGIDEVNGETREQLAKLIAKQMDLLLFVIAGDMSRVEFEALSQLRDVGKPMLLVFNKVDQYPSTDRDLIYQTICDRRVKELLSPAEIVMVSAAPLVTKITTDATGQRHVIRERGPANVIDLKLKILEILDREGKALLALNSMLFVDRLHGQLTQRKLLLRTQAADRLIERAMLTKAVAVALNPVTVMDVFSGAVVDVALIIRLAQWYGLPLNQREAIALLQKIVLSMGGISLGEVLANFGLSSLKTALGVSAPFTGGLSVMPYLSVAVTQGAIAGLTTNIIGKSTQIYLANGGSWGDADPKVVVKNIIESLDRDSILHRLRQELTAKLQPQ
- a CDS encoding OsmC family protein — protein: MTSQPLPHHYTVQARATSASNVTLESAGLNTIESAPPVDFGGPEGYWSPETLLVAAIADCFILSFRGTARASNFAWESLHCSVAGTLEKADRLTQFTHYQITATLTIPPESDPTKGDRLLHKAEANCLITNSLSGTVSLETAIQVR
- the rpsG gene encoding 30S ribosomal protein S7; amino-acid sequence: MSRRSVTKKRVVPPDAVYNNRLLSMTIRRVMKSGKKSLAARIVYDALDIIKERTGSDPIEVFETAIRNLTPLVEVKARRVGGATYQVPMEVRQGRGTALALRWLIGYARQRSGKSMAIKLANELMDAANETGGAIKKREDTHRMAEANKAFAHYRY
- the fusA gene encoding elongation factor G, with protein sequence MPRSIALEQVRNIGIAAHIDAGKTTTTERILFYSGIVHKIGEVHDGNAVTDWMEQERERGITITAAAISTSWRNHKVNIIDTPGHVDFTIEVERSMRVLDGVIAVFCSVGGVQPQSETVWRQADRYRVPRIAFVNKMDRTGANFFKVYEQIRDRLKANAIAIQIPIGTENEFQGIIDLVKMRAHIYKDDIGQDIEIAEIPAALQDKADEYRTIMIEAIAESDESLLEKYLEGEAFTEAEIMAALRKGTIAGMIVPLLCGSAFKNKGVQLLLDAVVDYLPSPLDVPAIQGELPDGTLGDRPADDEAPFAALAFKIASDPYGRLSFIRVYSGVIEKGSYIYNSTKDKKERISRLIVLKSNERIEVDELRAGDLGAVIGMRDTMTGDTLCEANDPIILESLYIPEPVISVAVEPKTKQDMEKLSKALQALSDEDPTFRVSVDPETNQTVIAGMGELHLEILVDRMLREFKVEADVGQPQVAYRETVRQKANAEGKFIRQSGGKGQYGHVVIQIEPGDEGSGFAFESKIVGGTIPREYIPSVEQGMKEACESGIIAGYPMIDLKATLIDGSYHDVDSSEMAFKIAGSIAIRNAVDQASPVVLEPIMQVEVEVPEDFLGDIMGDLNARRGNIQGMSSEEGLAKVSAKVPLAEMFGYATDIRSKTQGRGIFSMEFSNYDEVPRHVAEAIIAKNKGNANF
- the tuf gene encoding elongation factor Tu, with the translated sequence MARAKFERNKDHANIGTVGHVDHGKTTLTAAITMALAAQGGGKAKSYEDIDAAPEEKARGITINTAHVEYETENRHYAHVDCPGHADYVKNMITGAAQMDGGILVVSAADGPMPQTREHILLAKQVGVPSLVVFLNKEDQVDDEELLELVELEVRELLSEYDFPGDDIPITTGSALKAVEALVANPNIKRGEDKWVDKILALMDSVDEYMPLPERDVDKPFLMAVEDVFSITGRGTVATGRIERGRVKVGETIEIVGIRDTRSTTVTGVEMFQKTLDEGMAGDNVGVLLRGVQKDDIERGMVLAKPGSITPHTNFEAEVYVLTKEEGGRHTPFFPNYRPQFYVRTTDVTGTISAFTADDGSSAEMVMPGDRIKMTVELINPIAIEQGMRFAIREGGRTIGAGTVSKILK
- the rpsJ gene encoding 30S ribosomal protein S10, translating into MQQQKIRIRLKAFDRRLLDTSCEKIVDTANRTNATAIGPIPLPTKRKIYCVLRSPHVDKDSREHFETRTHRRIIDIYQPSSKTIDALMKLDLPAGVDIEVKL